The stretch of DNA CGTCGATTCGTCGTTCTCCAGCCTCCTCCACCGTCGGCACCACCACTGCTCTACTCGAAATGGACTAAGGGAACCGGGGACACCCTGAAAAACCAGAAAACGAGCCGATAACGTTTACCGCTTCCGCGTTTCTATCGGCCGGAATGAGCTTAGAGCTGATAAGGAAAAGTCGGGGATAAACGTTGACACGGAAAGCCCGAACACGAGGTgtacaataataaaattgttctgtTGACAGCCGGATTGTTGGACCAAGTGCCAACCGGGATGATATCGTTCTCCGATCATGCTATCCGTTGGGACCTACTGCAATAAAATTGAGTGAGCTTCCAGTGAAACGGCGTACAATTATCAAATTTACAGGATGTAAAAACAATTGCTCCGTTTAACAACGAAAGAATGTTAATTGAGTACCAGATTATTGAGTACCAGAAGCTTGGCCAATAATTGAGTACCAGAAGTTTGGCCAAAATGATTCGCGGTAGGTagacaaattaattcgtggcattTACGGAACAATACAAACATATTCTTGAATATAATCCCCATCGTTTTCCATACAGTTATACCATTCCACCGAGACCGAGGAATAAATTTGGATACACATCAAAGTAACAAATAATAATCTGTACACCTAATAAAAATTGGGACTCACACGAACGAGCGCATTTCAGAGCGACATTTTGTCAGACGTTCGGTCAATCGTTAGTCGGTCTGAATATCTACATACCGGAGTAGAATTGTTATCTAGACTGACTCTACTGTTCAAGGATACGCATCGACCGATAGCGCTTGTCCGGCGATCAATATAACGCTGATCGATCGACGATGTTCCACGGGAAACGGGATCGTGTCCGTTGATCTCGAGGAGCTAGATCGATCGCGAGCGGAGGAACGCGTTTCCGTCCGTTCGGAGACGTCGCGACAGGATTATGTGGAACGGATGTTGCAAACGATAGGGAACTCCACGATATACTAACTGCAAACGGAGCAACGTTTCTCGTCGGAGCCGTCGCCGCATCCGTCGCGTCCGCTGCAAGCGATCGCGTCCGATCTGCACCTGCCGTTATCGCAGACGAACGGACAATATCTCGTGGAGACTCTTCCGCGATTCCGCGACCGACACGCTCCTCTCGGCTCGTCGCTGCCGTCTCGGCAGGATACCACGGCGTTGCAGAACTCGTAGGCCGGCAGGCATTGCCCGTTGTTGCATCGGAACGCTCCTTCCGGACATTCTGCGAACATCGGAAACAAGGGCTGAAAGCGGAGATCGAAACGATTCCGAGCAGAAACAGAGGTTCTGATTAAAACAGTTATCAATTGACTGCGGATTTAATGCGTTTGTCCAAAAAATGGGTGCCTGCTATTTCGAACAGTCGAAAGATTAAATGAATGTCGACACCttccttaagggcccgggatagtcacgtgactttttcagggtcatcggtaactgctgtataatttccattcacagccttcagacacagacttaagatccgttttggtcttgatccgacggatgttaagtctgtgactaaatttgtaacgttttttactctgtattatcgatattatgaaatCTGACTAGCCAGAAACGTGCTTtgagtttttggctttatttcgcagagaatcaagagaaaatatagctcaatttgtagccggagatattttcataaaaatgctcggattccacggcacgcgcatcgtcaatttttggcctacttctcgcgcttatattaccaaatatctgcatgatCTCGTCAACTCATGCGCACGCTAGATtgaacattcctctttcgaatgagccctttaccagcgaaaaatattctcgtataaggacgaaaacttgaggcacgtaaaaccatttttcgcctatttttgtcggtaacgtggtcaccctaccttatcgcgaatagaCTGACAGTCCCTGTTGTCcgtgaatcaaataatttttctcataaacgcataaaatccgcagtctaatcgtaaCAGTCTTCAAGCCCTGTTTTCCGGTCATCGGTGAATCGTAAAAGAAGATGACTTGCTTCGTCGGTCGTTGCAGCCGGTCTCGTCCTCGCCATGGGGACAGTCTCGGACGCCGTTGCAAAGGGTGGCCCTCGACACGCAGGTTCCGCTTTTCCCGCAGCGGAACGCTACCGACGGACATTCCGTTTCTCGATCGGAACATCGTTCGTCCGATCCGTCGGAGCAATCCGGTCGTCCGTCGCAGACGAAAAACCAGCTGATGCAAGCTCCGGAACTGGTGCACTGGAAGGTGCCCGGCGCGCAGCCCCTCTTCTTCGCGGTGCAAGATGAGTTCCCGTAGAAGTCGAACCCGCAGTCGCAGACACCCTCGATACACCTGGAGTACCGATCCGCGAGCCTACACTCGACGTCCGAGACGCAATCCAAACCAAGACTAACTGGCGTCGCGGCGCTCGGCTCGTGACGGTCCGTCTTTTCCGCTCCTTTGTCTAAGAAACATCGGTTCCCACGGGAATATTAGTTTAACTTCTACGGCGCGGTCGTCCGCGACGCTTGCTCCCAGGGACGAAGCGCTTGGCCGcgactctgtctcccaggtacggcgcgcttgGCCGCGCagggcacaaaagccactatagtggtccgTACCGTTCagactgacgctttccacggaaaccactatagtggcgtaccgtttaAACTGATGTTTTCcgcggaagccactatagtggttcgtaccgttatgactgacgctttccacggaaaccactgtAGTGGCTCCTACTATTTAGACTAATGCTTTCTACGGtaaccactatagtggtccgTACCGTTCagactgacgctttccacggaaatcaCTATAGTGGCTCGTACTATTTAGACtaacgctttccacggaaaccactatagtggttcgtaccgttaaGACAAAccctttccacggaaaccactataatGGTTTGTACCATTCAGACtaacgctttccacggaaaccactataatGGTTCGtatcgttcaaactgatgctttccacggaaaccactatagtggttcgtaccgttcaaactgaaaCTTTCCGCGGAAACCACAGTACCATAGTGGTGTACCGTTCACACTGATGCTTTCCGCGGAAACcattatagtggcgtacagtactgCAGAAGTTAATACAGTCGAGCAGGCCATTAGCTGTGGGAACAACGCGATCGTACAATCGCAACTCTACTTACTTTCTGACTAGAGTTGAATGAGCTTGTACACGTTTTTACCACTTTATCTGATAAACGAGGATTgcaacgaacgtgttaaataattcGCGCGTACAACGTTAGAACATACCCAGAACCCACTCGGCGATCGACTTGGTCGTCGTGGATGATTCCTCGACTTCCTCCTCGACCGCTTCCACGACGATCGTGTCGTCGTCGTCCCCGTCGGCCGGCATGGTCGTATTCTCCTGCGACTCGTCCCTGTTTGGCCAAAAATTCGGGACATCCGCGCCTGCGACCAAGAGAAATGATCAATTCGCACTGGAACAAGTGTAGCTATAGTCTGCGTACCTATAAGGTACCTCAAAAATGGCCAAAAGCGTAATAGAACGGAATGGAATGGTATGTTGAATTTTTGATTTAAAAACGCTcgaaccaaattttattttgaaagttgcaGCACCCTCATGGTAAAGCATGATTTACCTGGTTCGTCCCGACGATGGTCCTCGGTGGTGTGATCCTCGTCGATCGTCGGAAACACGTCCGTCGCGACGCTGACCGATTGTCCGTGCAGCAATGGCGGTCTGATCAGGTTGTCCGGTTTGCAGACGTCGTTCTCGCGTCGCATCGGCGCGCTGCATCGACACCGACCGAACAGATCGGGTATCAGGAAGTCGCAGTGAGAGTTCTCCTGCCAGAGTCTACAGTGGCTGTGATTGTAGCAGATCTCGCCGAGTTTCGCCGCTGAAAAGTTTCGAACAATTGTTGCTCGACGTGGGTGTCCTCGCGCCTAATTCGCACGAACCATTTTCGAGTCACGCGACAGGCCCGGCCGTTTTCTGGCTCGAAAAAGTGGCCCGTGCGAGCTAGCTCTTAGCCCGCACAATCGATTCGCGGATCCATTCGTCTGTTATTAGGctgttgcatatgaaacgtcCGATTTCAGACCTGCAAGTTTCATATGTGGACGGAAATCGTGGTGCAACATGGGCTGATTCTACGTGTAAAGACAATCACCCCCTGTGCGGTTGTACTACGATTTCCTCCCTACCCTGTATATAATTTTACAAAGCTGACCTTTAAGGTCCTACCTTCAGTTTTTATTAGGACATGTAATTTCACTTTGAAATCAATTTCATTTCAACGTGAATTATTGCGACCGTCGCgcgttaacccttagcactcgaatggcgactgtaagacgccactaataattgctgtatcattactcaaaataatttttacattattaaatttgtttgtatttaataaattgctaaacacagtattcagtattgcacgagtatGGAAGGGGAATATTCTAGGTCTGAAGAAACTGTTTccttttggagttgaaataggtTCGAGTGCAACGGGTTAATTTTATCCGAATGGAAAAACAAGAGGAAAAAATGTCTGCTCGTTAGACGTTGCTGTCAACGCGCGCAACAACCCGACACTTACGGCCGAGGCAAATGTGCCGGCGGAACTGAAAGAACCCCTGCTTGCAGCCGCAGAATCCGTCGACGCAGCCGCTGTTGGCCACCTTCAGGGAGCATTGCTCGTCCACGAAGCATTCCTCGCCCAACAGGGTCGCTGTTCCGTCAAACAGAAAACGTTTATCCGGTGATCCGGAGGAGCGTCGTTGCGAACAAGCGGAACGTGACGATTCTTACCCCCGAGACAGAGCGTTTCGTTGTACTGGGCGAAGTAGCGCGTGCAGCGGCAGGAACCGGAGCGACAGTGGCTGCCGGCGATGCAGTCCTCGTCAGCGGTGCATCGGTCGCCGAGCTTGGCGTTTCCGGCCGCCGAGGAGGAGGACGCGACCACGCTCTGCAACACATCGACGGCGCGTGCTTCCGATAGTTTCGCCCCTTCTAACGGGAGACGCGTAAACGAAGCCAAACGAATCGAAGACCGCAACGGTGTTGGTGCCGGTTTCGCTGGTCTACGCACCGTTAGCCGGTCGCCGCGCTAGTTCGCTCTTGCGAACCATCGCGAGCGGATTGCcagccggcgcggcggctccTCGACGAGGAACAACCGACGGGAAATCCATaggaaaattgcaatttcctCGGGAGAACATGGTATTGTTCGCCGGACGAGCGTTTACGCGAAAATTCACTCTAAGACGATGTCTTCGAGTAATAGCGACAACTCGCGCGCCGATTGTCAGGACATGACGCTATTAGAAGACATCGTTTCGGAGGAAGACATCTGGTGGACGGATGATTCCTTTGACCGTGAACGACGACCAAAGGCGGTCAAGATACTCCACAGTAGACTGGACAATTTTGAGACGTGTCTTTTGGAACGAATGCGTCGCGCTCGGTCTCTACACCTTTTCTCTATAATCGCGCGCTACTTTCCCGACACTTTTCATTAGTATTCTCTGATATACCCCGCGAATCGTGAAAGCTACAGCTGCTGCGTCCGCTGCGTCACTCGATCAGCACGTTACGCTCCGCAATTGACGGATCAAACATGTCGCTTAACAGCACCGGACCAACGTCAAAGTATCCGTTCCCACGAGAAGGAAGAAAAACGAGAGAATGCACTCACGTTTCGACTGCATATAATAATGGAAACGCGTCGACGTTGGTCCGGTGACGTTCATGCGCGGTGCTGTATAACGTTCACGGACCGGATGTGAAGTTTGAGAGATCGACGTGCGACAGGTACGCGGAACGATCGACTCTTAATCTTCTCGAAAGGTTTCCCGCGCCTGGTGGAAATGTCAGCGGAAAGATCGTTGAACCCGAAACGGTTGTTCAGACTCACCAAACAGTTGATCGCGATCCACAGAAAGAAAATCGTGCCACGATTTCGGAGCAGCGTGGCCGGTTTGTCGGCCGTGCGACACGATCTCTCGATCGTGTTGTTCCCACGGGTAATGGGCCCGCTCGAACCGCTCGGGAAGATTCGCGCGAACGAGAGCGATCCTGGATCGCGCGTTATCCACGCGTGCTTCGACATCGCTGGGTGCAGACTGAGCGGGCCCCGACGCCTTTCGGGCCCCGTGCTCGAACGGTGGAAAAGCGAACATAACCGCGTTcccttgcccccccccctctctctgtctcgctttTTCTTTCGTTCTCTTTCTCCGACGGTCCCCTCTTTGCCAcggtctcggtctcggtctcggtctcggtctcggtcACGGTTGCAACCTTGAATTCTTCCACCGAATTGTTTCCCTTCCGCGACCATTTACATTTTTCCGCAATCTCGAGTGTGTTTAACCCTTCGGCTCCGTGAGTAAATCTAGTCGTCTACCGGCGCGTCCCTAGCGAGAAGACACGAAGAGGTTGTTGCTTGGTTACTTGCAAGATCTACGATTTTTCTACGGTTCCATGTGAATCAAGTTGTGGCTTTGCGGTTATCAGGCTGTGGTATCTTCGTAAAGCGCACATCCGGTCTTTACGTAAACCTGAATCGTAGCCGATACAGCAGTCTCAAGTCTAAACTCGCACAAGGCCGTATTGTATTTATCGGCCAGATGTCCTTTCCTGAGAGACGCCATCCTTTTCGAAGGACTTCGTTTATTGTACCCTCGGGATATAGACCACCGTTGTATCTAGGTGGGTGACCAAATTATTAGTGTTAATGTCAGTAAATGCCTAGTGTGCTCATTTACTATCACATTTTGAGCaaacattaacactaaacctaccaccgctggTCAAATCGACCGCTTCCagagttttattttgcaattaattttatatatgtttagtaattcaatctcgtcatttttatacgACGATACGTATGAGTTACTTTccaggctcggtaggtttagtgtcaaccatgaattaaattatatttaaagttaaaattaaatatcgaaTAGAAACTGGAGACAGGGTCTTAAATCAGCTCTGTACCTTAAAATTACATACAACAAACCTGCAGACTATAATAGTAATTCTAGagaaaaaaatcattagtttgaACAATCATTACATTGaacaaaaatgacaagatttcaGTACAGCTGGGCCTTCGTTTCAAGATTGTCAGCTTACTCAAGCAATTCTAATAATTTGCTGACCCACTGCAACACTGATTATTGAAGAGATTGGCAGAGCTGACTGAATGAATAATACAACGCGGCTGGGATCGCGGATCGCACTGTTCTCCTGTGACTAAATCGAGGAGTAAGTTACCGTGTAAATTCCTTGGCTCAATTTCATGCCATTTAAATCCCATTTAAATAAACTATTCATTAAGTCAGCGAATCTGCACGGGCAAAGAGAATAATCAACCTTCCGCAAGAAGATTGCTTTGGGGTTCTAAGCGACTCGCTGAGACAACAGGTGAAGGGGAACCAGGTGGCTCCTCGACGAGCCTAAAATTCGAGTCGCACCGGTTCCCCGAGTACGCTTGCTCCTTGAGATTCATTGATATTCAGCAGACAGATTTCTATTCAGCTTTGGCCGTCGTTGTCGAATCGTGCCGCG from Halictus rubicundus isolate RS-2024b chromosome 8, iyHalRubi1_principal, whole genome shotgun sequence encodes:
- the Impe1 gene encoding ecdysone-inducible gene E1, which produces MSKHAWITRDPGSLSFARIFPSGSSGPITRGNNTIERSCRTADKPATLLRNRGTIFFLWIAINCLSVVASSSSAAGNAKLGDRCTADEDCIAGSHCRSGSCRCTRYFAQYNETLCLGATLLGEECFVDEQCSLKVANSGCVDGFCGCKQGFFQFRRHICLGPAKLGEICYNHSHCRLWQENSHCDFLIPDLFGRCRCSAPMRRENDVCKPDNLIRPPLLHGQSVSVATDVFPTIDEDHTTEDHRRDEPGADVPNFWPNRDESQENTTMPADGDDDDTIVVEAVEEEVEESSTTTKSIAEWVLDKGAEKTDRHEPSAATPVSLGLDCVSDVECRLADRYSRCIEGVCDCGFDFYGNSSCTAKKRGCAPGTFQCTSSGACISWFFVCDGRPDCSDGSDERCSDRETECPSVAFRCGKSGTCVSRATLCNGVRDCPHGEDETGCNDRRKCPEGAFRCNNGQCLPAYEFCNAVVSCRDGSDEPRGACRSRNRGRVSTRYCPFVCDNGRCRSDAIACSGRDGCGDGSDEKRCSVCRCPRFP